A genomic segment from Gracilinanus agilis isolate LMUSP501 chromosome 1, AgileGrace, whole genome shotgun sequence encodes:
- the LOC123230570 gene encoding zinc finger protein 420-like — MPMNQEKGTLAAHQRIHTGEKPYECTECGKAFIQRSSFAAHWRTHTGEEPYECKQCGKAFTCKFSLTEHQRIHTRENPYECKQCGKAFTLRSSLAAHLRIHTGEKPYKWQHCGKAFTMRGSLAAHKRIHNEEKPYECQYCGKAFTVRGRLVAHQRIHSGEKPYECTECGKVFTVRSYLTAHQRIHTGEKPYECKQCGKAFAWGDSLAAHERIHTGEKPYKCKQCGKAFTQRSQLAAHQRIHTGEKPYECTECGKAFTLRSSLAAHQRIHTGEKPYECKHCGKTFTQRDSLAAHKRIHTGEKPYECQHCGKAFRVKGGLVAHQRIHTREKPYECIQCGKAFAARSHLTTHQRIHTGEKPYECKQCGKAFTERRSLAAHQRIHTGENPYECKQCGKAFIYKKTLVAHQRIHTGEKPYECTECGKAFTVRGSLAAHQRIHTGEKPYECKQCGKTFTWRDSFAEHQSIHTGEKPYECKHCGKAFRLKGSLVAHQRIHTGEKPFQCKHCDKAFTWRDSLATHQRIHTGEKPFECKHCGKAFTWRGHLAKHQSIHTGE; from the exons ATGCCCATGAATCAAG AAAAGGGTACTCTTGCTGCACACCAgaggatccacactggagagaaaccttatgaatgtacagaatgtggaaag GCTTTCATACAGAGGAGCTCTTTTGCAGCACATTGGAGAACCCACACTGGAGAggaaccttatgaatgtaaacagtgtggaaaggcttttacttGTAAGTTCTCTCTcactgaacatcagagaatccacactaggGAGAatccttatgaatgtaagcagtgtggaaaggcttttacactGAGGAGCTCTCTCGCTGCACAtctgagaatccacactggagagaaaccttataaatggcaacactgtggaaaggcttttacaatGAGGGGCTCTCTCGCTGCACATAAGAGAATCCACAAtgaagagaaaccttatgaatgtcaaTACTGTGGGAAGGCTTTTACAGTGAGGGGTCGTCTtgttgcacatcagagaatccattctggagagaaaccttatgaatgtacagaATGTGGAAAGGTTTTTACTGTTAGGAGCTATCTCactgcacatcagagaattcacactggagagaaaccatatgaatgtaaacagtgtggaaaggcttttgcCTGGGGGGACTCTCTTGCTGCGcatgagagaatccacactggagagaaaccttataaatgtaaacaatgtggaaaggcttttacacagAGGAGCCAACTTGCTGcccatcaaagaatccacactggagagaaaccttatgaatgtacagaatgtggaaaggcttttacattGAGAAgctctcttgctgcacatcagagaatccacacgggagagaaaccttatgaatgtaaacactgcggaaagactttcacacagaGGGATTCCCTTGCTGCACataagagaatccacactggagagaaaccttatgaatgtcaacactgtggaaaggcttttagagTGAAGGGTGGTCTTGTTGCacaccagagaattcacactcgtgagaaaccttatgaatgtatacagtgtggaaaggcttttgcaGCCAGGAGCCATCTCactacacatcagagaatccacactggagagaaaccatatgaatgtaaacagtgtggaaaggctttcacagagagaCGCTcccttgctgcacatcagagaatccatacagGAGAGAATccatatgaatgtaaacagtgtggaaaggctttcatataCAAGAAGACACTtgttgcacatcagagaatccacactggagaaaaaccttatgaatgtacagaatgtggaaaggcttttacagtgAGGGgctctcttgctgcacatcagagaatccacactggagagaaaccttatgaatgtaaacagtgtggaaagactttcacatgGAGGGATTCTTTTGCTGAacatcagagcatccacactggagagaaaccttatgaatgtaaacactgtggaaaggcttttagacTGAAGGGCAGTCTtgttgcacatcagagaatccacactggagagaaaccttttcaATGTAAACACTGTGATAAGGCTTTCACCTGGAGGGACTCTcttgctacacatcagagaatccacactggagagaaaccttttgaatgtaaacactgtggtaAGGCTTTCACATGGAGAGGCCATCTAGCTAAACATCAAAGCATCCACACTGGAGAGtag